A genomic segment from Bacillus rossius redtenbacheri isolate Brsri chromosome 5, Brsri_v3, whole genome shotgun sequence encodes:
- the LOC134531603 gene encoding uncharacterized protein LOC134531603 — MVRHYVRKRGSRQYKNYSEKNLEKALNEVRAKKISVRAAAEKYGIHRNTLSGKIHGKHPNASGGQTTFSSDEEGLFAKYIIAMSTYGFPLTAFDLQMTVKNYLDKCGRHVKKFKNNVPGRDWVESFLKRHKQDLSTRLARNISHARARSDEGTINTFFDNFSKEVEVVSHSNIWNFDESNLVDDPGCKKVIVKKGTKYPEKIRNATKACTTIMLCGNAEGILAPIYINYKAENLWQTWTEGGPDGAHYNRTRSGWFDAACFEDWFTKLMLPILKQQPGKKIIMGDNLSAHLNIEVLNLCEKYNISFILLPPNATHLLQPLDVAYFRSMKGEWRKILSEWKETSYGSRCATIPKDQFPHLLKTLLDNLAVRGQQNLKSGFKKCGLVPLDRNKVLAKLCDSVMKEVTDADNSPTLRISDSFLEELKKRRHEEVKTHGKTRRRKLTVPPGKSVCANDLSSNAYENEPSTSQPKTGRKNQKQKTRDQQDTSSSDIEDDVQYDDTDASVEDLIESDSESNDSNGRVVVTDTLASSVCDSLSKDLSIGDFVAFLYDDIVYPGTVTAIDESDVRISAMSRTGKYWKWPEKKDEIWYKKTAVIKMLPHPKQLSLGGSKKTNRLCLPM; from the exons ATGGTGCGGCACTATGTGAGAAAGCGTGGAAGTcgtcaatataaaaattattcagaaaaaaatctggaaaaagCTTTGAATGAGGTTCGTGCAAAGAAGATTTCTGTTCGTGCAGCTGCTGAAAA ATATGGCATTCACAGAAACACACTTTCTGGAAAAATCCATGGTAAACATCCAAATGCTTCAGGTGGGCAGACAACATTTTCCAGCGATGAAGAAGGCTTGTTTGCGAAGTACATTATTGCTATGTCAACTTATGGGTTCCCACTGACTGCATTTGATTTGCAGATGACTGTAAAGAACTACCTTGACAAATGTGGTAGACATGTAAAGAAGTTTAAAAACAATGTCCCAGGGCGGGATTGGGTAGAATCATTTCTCAAAAGGCACAAACAAGATTTAAGTACAAGACTTGCAAGAAATATCAGTCATGCTAGGGCTCGTTCTGATGAAGGGACCATCAAtactttttttgataatttttccaaAGAGGTGGAAGTAGTTTCACATTCTAATATATGGAACTTCGACGAAAGTAACTTGGTAGACGATCCGGGCTGTAAAAAGGTTATAGTTAAGAAAGGTACAAAGTACCCTGAAAAAATTAGAAATGCTACGAAAGCATGTACCACTATAATGTTATGTGGAAATGCAGAAGGGATTCTTGCCCCCATTTACATTAATTACAAAGCTGAGAATCTGTGGCAGACTTGGACAGAGGGGGGACCAGACGGGGCTCATTACAATAGAACCAGATCCGGATGGTTCGATGCTGCGTGTTTTGAGGACTGGTTCACAAAACTTATGCTCCCAATTCTTAAACAGCAACCAGGAAAGAAAATTATAATGGGAGATAATTTGAGTGCCCATTTGAATATAGAAGTTCTAAATCTCTGTGAGAAATATAATATTTCGTTCATTTTGTTACCTCCAAATGCTACACATCTACTACAACCTTTGGACGTAGCATACTTTCGCTCCATGAAAGGTGAGTGGCGAAAGATTCTGAGTGAGTGGAAAGAGACATCCTATGGAAGCAGATGTGCTACTATACCAAAAGATCAGTTTCCACATCTTTTGAAGACCTTGTTGGATAACCTTGCAGTAAgaggacaacaaaatttgaagtcTGGCTTTAAGAAATGTGGGCTTGTGCCACTAGACAGAAATAAAGTTCTAGCAAAACTGTGTGACAGTGTAATGAAAGAAGTTACAGATGCTGATAACTCTCCAACCTTAAGGATCAGTGACAGTTTTTTAGAGGAACTGAAGAAAAGAAGGCACGAAGAAGTGAAAACACATGGGAAAACAAGAAGGCGGAAATTAACTGTACCACCAGGAAAAAGTGTTTGTGCAAATGATTTGTCAAGCAATGCATATGAAAATGAGCCTAGTACCAGTCAACCGAAAACAGGTCGGAAAAATCAGAAACAGAAAACCAGAGATCAACAAGACACCAGTAGCAGTGATATAGAAGATGATGTGCAATATGATGATACTGATGCCAGTGTAGAAGATCTTATTGAGTCAGACTCTGAATCTAATGATTCAAATGGACGTGTGGTAGTTACAGACACATTGGCATCAAGTGTGTGTGATTCTCTGTCGAAAGATCTTAGTATTGGGGACTTTGTAGCATTTCTTTATGATGACATAGTTTATCCTGGGACAGTTACAGCGATAGACGAATCAGATGTCAGAATAAGTGCTATGAGCAGGACTGGTAAATACTGGAAGTGGCCTGAAAAAAAAGATGAAATCTGGTATAAGAAAACAGCTGTTATCAAGATGCTTCCTCACCCAAAACAATTATCACTTGGTGGATCTAAAAAAACGAATCGTTTATGCTTACCTATGTAA